A single Rutidosis leptorrhynchoides isolate AG116_Rl617_1_P2 unplaced genomic scaffold, CSIRO_AGI_Rlap_v1 contig321, whole genome shotgun sequence DNA region contains:
- the LOC139882875 gene encoding uncharacterized protein, with protein sequence MCVLCVLFVDGEWKHEGFLSGSVSKPPSNFKFHKNCEDIGLNHLCFADDLFLFCLGDVTFVKWLKSCLDGFYRVSGLQVSEDKSCIYFSSGHEALRGTIIRACGFSLRSLPVKYLGIPFISTRLKKSHCLELVDKLTDMLNSLEVRSLSYATSDAYPKRESKVSKVYINGQWRLSLLGTRQIEDAWNHITSTNMEASAENKIEWIAHPSGSYTIASVYDVLRSKAPIVN encoded by the exons ATGTGTGTGCTTTGTGTCCTATTCGTTGATGGTGAATGGAAGCATGAAGGATTTCTTTCCGG GTCCGTCTCAAAGCCTCCTTCTAACTTTAAATTCCACAAAAACTGTGAAGATATAGGGTTAAATCATCTATGCTTCGCGGACGATTTATTTCTATTTTGCTTAGGTGATGTAACTTTTGTAAAATGGCTCAAATCATGTTTAGATGGTTTTTACAGAGTCTCTGGCCTGCAAGTTAGTGAGGATAAAAGTTGTATCTATTTTAGTAGCGGTCATGAGGCATTGAGGGGCACAATTATTCGTGCTTGTGGTTTTAGCCTGAGAAGCTTGCCGGTCAAATATTTAGGAATCCCTTTTATATCTACCAGATTAAAGAAGAGTCATTGCTTAGAACTAGTGGATAAACTAACTGACATGTTGAATAGTTTGGAGGTGAGATCTTTATCTTATGCAACGAG TGATGCATATCCAAAACGAGAATCTAAAGTCTCAAAGGTTTACATTAATGGCCAATGGAGGTTGTCTCTCCTTGGTACCAGACAAATTGAAGATGCATGGAACCATATTACTAGTACAAATATGGAGGCAAGTGCGGAGAACAAAATTGAATGGATTGCACATCCATCAGGCTCGTATACTATTGCCTCTGTTTATGATGTATTAAGATCAAAAGCTCCTATAGTGAACTAG